The genomic window GGCGGGCCGGGATGTACGCGGCGAGGACGGTGACGACGATGCCGAGGGTGAGGCCGACGGCCGGGGTCGTCCACTTCACGGTCAGATCGTCCGTGGAGAGGTTCATGCCCATGGAGGACATGAGCTCCATCAGCCCGATGGCGAGGCCGACACCGGCGGCGACACCGGCGATCGAGCCGATGACGCCGAGCAGCAGCGCCTCGACCAGGACCGAGCGGTTGACCTGCCTGCGGCTCGATCCGATGGCCCGCATCAGACCGATCTCGCGGGTGCGCTGGGCGACCAGCATCGAGAAGGTGTTGACGATGAGGAAGATGCCGACGAGGACGGCGATCCCGGCGAAGCCGAGCATCGCGTACTTCATGACGTCGAGGAAGCCGCTGACATCCTCGCGGCCGGCGTCGGCCGCTTCCTGCTGGGTCTGGAACTTGTACGGTCCCGCGGCGGCCCCCGCCACGTTCTTCTTCAGCTGCTCGTGGCTGACGCCGCTCTCGGCGGTGACGGCGATGTGGGTGAACCGGCCGGTCTTGCCGAGGAGTTCGCGCTGGGCCGTGGCGGTGTCGAAGTAGACGACCGCCGCGCCCGGGTTGGTGACCTTGAAGGAGGCGATGCCGGAGATCTTCGCGGTGAAGTCGCCGGTGACGGCGATGGTGCGCAGCTCGTCGCCGAGCTTCAGCCCGTGCTTCTCGGCGGTGTCGGCGTCGACCATCACGTCGGTGGGGCCGCGCGGGGCGTGGCCGGCGGTGATCTCCATCGTCCGCAGGTCGCCCTGCGTCCAGTTGCCGGCGATCGTCGGTGCGCCGTTGCTGGACCCCATGTTCTTGTTGTCGGCGTCGACGACGGTCACGCTCATGGAGACGACGCCGCCCTCGGCGGACTTCACGCCGTCCGCCTTCTCCACCGTCGCGACGAGCGAGGCGGGCAGCGACTCGGGCCGGCCCGTCTGCGGCATCTCGTCGTCGGTCGCGGCGTCCTTGGGGCTGACCGTGACATCGGCGGCGGTCGCCGCGAAGAGCTTGTCGAAGGTGGTGTTCATGGTGTCGGTGAAGACGAGCGTGCCGGACACGAACGCCACCGACAGCAGGACGGCGATGGCGGAGAGCGCCATGCGTCCCTTGTGGGCGAAGAAGTTGCGCAGGGAGGTCTTGAGGATGGTCACGACGTCCGTCCCCGGGCGTCGAAGTCCTTCATCCGGTCGAGGACCTGCTCGGCGGTGGGGTTGAGCATCTCGTCGACGATGCGGCCGTCGGCGAGGTAGAGCACGCGGTCCGCGTACGAGGCGGCGACCGGGTCGTGGGTGACCATCACGATGGTCTGGCCGAGCTCGTCGACGGAGCGGCGCAGGAAGCCCAGCACTTCGGCGCCGGCCCGCGAGTCCAGGTTTCCGGTCGGCTCGTCCCCGAAGATGATCTCGGGGCGGGCCGCCAGGGCGCGGGCCACGGCGACGCGCTGCTGCTGACCGCCGGAGAGCTGGGCGGGCCGGTGCTTGAGCCGGTCGGCGAGGCCCACGGTCTCCACGACGCGGTTGAGCCACGCGGCGTCCGGCTTGCGGCCCGCGATGTCCATCGGCAGCGTGATGTTCTCGATGGCGTTGAGCGTCGGCAGCAGGTTGAACGCCTGGAAGATGAAGCCGATCCGGTCCCGGCGCAGCTGGGTGAGCTTCTTGTCCTTGAGCCGGGTGATCTCGGTGTCGTCGACGTGGATCTCGCCCGAGGTGACGGTGTCGAGCCCGGCGAGGCAGTGCATCAGCGTGGACTTGCCGGAGCCCGAGGGGCCCATGATCGCGGTGAACTGCCCGCGCATGATGTCCACATCGACGTGGTCGAGCGCGACGACCCGCGTCTCGCCGGTGCCGTACGCCTTGACGACCTGTCGCGCTCGCGCGGCGACGGCCGTACTCCCGCCCGCCACCCGACCACCGCCCCTCACCGAGGCGCTACGCGCCGCACCTTCTGAGTCGCCCCCGTGCGCGGGAATGGTCACAGCCGTTGTCACGGTATGTCTCCTATGTCGGTGAACGGGGCGTGGTACGCCGCCGCGTGCGTGTCGAGTGTCGTGGGAAGCGGGACCCTGGCGCGATGGTGCTCGGCGCAGTCTTCGAGCGGGGGTTTTCCCCACCCACCCGAGCGTCCGGCGCCGTGCGGAACCGCCGTAGGAACAACGTAAGGAACGGGCCTGCCCCTTCTCGTCCTCCAGCGGGACGAACGGTCCCTGGGCGGAAGTAGGGAGGCACCCCTAGGGGTCTCCGCCTCCGGACCGAGGCCGTACCCGTAGACGCTGCCCCCTCCCGCTGCGTGAGGGGCAAGTGAGATGGTGGATCCGGCCGAAATACGTGCATGGGGAAGGGACCTTGATGTCCGGGGGCGGTACGGGAACGGGCGGCGACCGTACGGGCGTGGGCGGGACCGGCGGAGCCGGGACGGGCGGCAACGACGAGCCCCGCGGCGCGGAGACGGACGGCGGACGCGGCGTCGGGGCCGGGGCCAGCGCCGGGGCCGGGGGCGTGGTCGGGGCCGGCGCTGGGGGCGCCCGCGCCAAGACCTCCGCCCGCGACACCGTCCGCCGCGGCCCCGTCGTCGCCGCGCTGATGCTCGGCATGGCGCTCGCCGCGCTCGACGGCACGATCGTCTCGACCGCGGTCCCGCAGATCGTCGGCGACCTCGGCGGCTTCTCCGCCTTCTCCTGGCTCTTCTCCGGCTATCTGCTCGCCGTGACCGTCACCCTGCCCGTCTACGGCAAGCTCTCCGACACCTTCGGCCGCAAGCCCGTCCTGATCGCGGGCATCGTCCTCTTCCTCCTCGGCTCCGCGCTCTGCGCGGGCGCCTGGAGCATGGGCTCGCTCATCGCCTTCCGCATCGTCCAGGGCCTGGGCGGCGGAGCGCTCCAGGGCACGATCCAGACGATCGCCGCCGACCTCTACCCGCTCGACGAGCGCCCCAAGATCGTGTCGAAGATCTCCACCGTGTGGGCGGTGTCGGCGGTCGCGGGCCCGGCGGTGGGCGGGCTGCTCACCGCGTACGCCGACTGGCGCTGGATCTTCCTCATCAATCTGCCGGTCGGCGCGGTCGCACTGTGGCTGATCGCCCGCCACCTCGTCGAACCGCTGCGGGAACGGGACCGGCGCCCCCGGATCGACTGGCCCGGCGCGCTCGCCGTCTTCCTCACCGGCACGCTCCTGCTCACCGCGCTCGTCCAGGGCGGGGTGGCCTGGCCCTGGCTCTCGCCGCCCTCGCTCGGGCTGTTCGCCGCCACCGCGGCCGGCGCCGCCGCGACCGTACTGATCGAACGCCGGGCGGCGGAGCCGATCATCCCCGGCTGGGTCTGGCGCCGCCGGACCATCGCGGCGGTCAACCTGGCCCTGGGCGCGCTCGGCCTGCTGATGATCGCGCCGACCGTCTTCCTGCCCACGTACGCCCAGTCGGTCCTCGGACTCGGCCCGATCGCCGCCGGGTTCGTGCTGTCCGCGATGACCCTGAGCTGGCCGGTCAGCGCGGCGTGGTCGAACCGCGTCTACACCCGCATCGGCTTCCGCAACACCGCGATCATCGGCATCGGCACGGGAATGCTCGTCCTGCTGTCGTTCCCGCTCCTCCTCCCCTATCCGGGCGAGGCCTGGCAGCCCGCGCTCGTCATGCTGCTCCTCGGCGCGGCACTCGGCATCTTCCAACTGCCGCTGATCGTCGGCGTCCAGTCGACCGTCCCCTGGGCCGAGCGCGGCACGACGACCGCGTCCGTACTCTTCTGCCGCCAGGTCGGCCAGAGCCTCGGCGCGGCACTCTTCGGCGCCCTCGCCAACGCCGTCCTGGCGTCCCGCCTCGGCGGCTCGGGCGACCTGGACTCCGTCGCCCGCACCCTGGCGGACGGCACCTCGCAGGACCATCTGCGACGCGCGGTCGCCGCGGCGGTGGACTACGTGTACTTCGGGGCGGCGGGAGCGGCGGCGCTGGCGCTGCTGGTGCTGGTGTTCCTGGCCCCGCGCAGGTTCCCGGTGCTCGGAGAGCGCGACTGACCCGGCCCGCCGGCGCGGTTGCGCGACGCCCATGACGACGTGTCGGGCAAACTCGGCGACATGGCCCGCTCCAGCGCGAGCACCTGTCGACCGACGGCGACCACGCCCGCGTCACCACCTTCGATGCATCGAACGACCTCTTCAACAGCGGCCTCGACATGGGCGCGGGCCTGCTCGAGGTGCACGACGCCCGGAGCACCGAACTGGCCACGCTCAAGGAAGCCTGCGGGTACATCTCCGGGCTGCCACCGCAGAGGCCGCTCCCCCAGCGCCCGCGTTCCTCTCACTGATCTGCTGCACTCCGCCAAGGTGGTCGCCGACAGCTTCGGCCGCGAGAACAAGCCGGCCGTCCCTGCCGAGCCTCCCGCCTCCGTGACGTAGCACCCGCCGGCGGCGGAGGTCCGGAGTCTCCGCCGCCGTGTGTCCCTCAGGGCCCGTGACCCGACCGTTGCCGAAACGACATACCTTCCAGTCGGTAACCCCCTTACGCCGTAGGTCTACCGACAAGTAACGTACGCGCTCCCCCACGGGTGAAACCCCTCACCCCCCTGCCCCTGAGCCACACCATGGCGTACGACCGCTACTTCCCCGACCCGCCCGCCCCGGCGGGGCAGTCCTGGCACGCACCACCGGTGCAGCCGGGCCTCGACCCCGAGCCGTTCGCCGACACCCATGGCGATCTGGGCAGTCTCCGTTCGGGCTACCGCAGGCTGCGGCGCGTGGCGACCTTCACCTCGCTCGGCTACTTCGTCGCCTTCCTCCTCCTTTCCGGCTTTGCGCCCGACCTGATGTCCAGTGACATCAGCGGCGGCCTCACCACCGGACTGCTGCTGGGGCTCCTCACGCTGCCGGTGACCCTGGCCGCCATCGCGCTGTACGAGCGCATCGCGCGCGACCGCGTCGACCCGCTCGCCGCGGCGATCCGGCACGATGCCGAGCAGGCCGCCGCCGCAGCGGCCGCTCCCCGCCACGGCCGGCAGAACCGCGCCGGAACCGGGGCCGGCACCTCCGGATGGGACTGGCCGACGGGAGGGGCGCACGCATGACCGGCTTCAACTCCGACGCCCAGACGATGTCGTTCGTCGCGTTCATCGCCGTCATCACCGTGACGCTGCTGCTGTGCGTGATGACCGGACCCGACCGCGACGACCTGGGCGAGTACTACACGGGATTCCGCTCGCTCTCCCCCATGCAGAGCGGCCTCGCCATCGCCGGCGACTACATCTCCGCCTCGACCGTGCTCGCCACCATCGGCGTCATCGCCCTCGCCGGGTACGACGGACTCACGCTCGCCCTGAGCACCGTGCTCTCGCTGGTCCTGATGATGTTCCTGCTCGCCGAACCGCTGCGGAACGCGGGCCGGTTCACCATGGGCGACGTCCTCACCCGCCGCACCCCCGGCCCCGCCGTACGCATCACGGCCTCCGCGGTCACCCTCGCGGCCCTGCTGCCGCTGGTCGTCTTCCAGCTCGCGGGCTCCGGCGAACTGCTGGCCTTCGTCCTCGGCTTCGAGGCGGACGGGTTCAAGACCGGGTCCATCGTCTTCCTCGGCGTCCTGATGATCGCGTACGCGACGATCGGCGGGATGAAGGGCACCGCGCTCATCCAGATCGTCAAGACCGTCGTCCTGCTCGGCGCCTCCGCGGCCATCGCCGTGCTGGTCCTCAACCGCCACGACTTCAGCCTGCCCACGCTCCTCGACGCGGCGGGCAAGGGCAGCGGGGCCGGGGACGCCTACCTCGCCAGCGGGCTCCAGTTCGGCGGCGACGACATCGACATGATCAGCGCCCAGCTGACGGTGGTGCTCGGCGCGGCGGTACTGCCGCACATCACGATGCGCGTGTTCACCGCGCGCAGCGCGACCGCCGTGCGGCGGTCGATGTCCTGGGCCGTCTCGACCGTCGTCGTCACGTGTCTGCTCATCGCCGTCATCGGCTTCGGGGCGGCCGCGATCGTCGGGCACAAGGGACTCGTCGCGGGCGACCCGCAGGGCAAGACCGCGTTCCTGCTCGTCACTCAGGCGCTGCTCGGCGCGGACCCGACCTTCGGCGAGACGCTGGTCTTCACCGCCGTCGCCACCGCCATCTTCCTCACCCTGCTCGCCTCGGTCGCCGGCATCACCCTCGCCTGCGCCAACACGCTCGCCCACGACCTCATCGCCCACGGCCTTCGGCGCACCCGGCTGAAGCACACCACCGAGATGGCCGTGGCCCGCGCGGCCGCCGCGGTCGTCGGCCTCGCCGCGATCGCCGTCGCCGCCCTCGTCCAGCACGAGAACCTCCAGGCGCTGGTCACCCTGTCCTTCTCCATCGGCGCGTCGGCGGTCGCCCCCGCCCTCGTCTACAGCATGTTCTGGCGCCGCTTCACACGGACGGGACTGCTCAGCACCCTCATCGTCGGCACCGCATCCGCGATCATCCTGATGACCGGCAGCAACCTGGTCTCCGGCACACCCCAGTCGGTCTTCCCCGGCAGCGACTTCAACTGGTTCCCCTACACCACCACCGGCCTCGTCTCGGTCCCGCTCGGCTTCCTCGCCGGCTGGCTCGGCACGCGCGTCTCCGCCCGCGACGCCGCCACCCAGCGCCGGCGCTACGAGTCGGTCGAACCCGTCATCCTGGCCGGCGCACCGGCGCCCCCGCGCGGGGCCTGACGAGCAGGCCGGAAATGCGGACAGAGGTCCGTACGGCGGGAGTTGTGCGATCGTCGCAAGGATCCCGCCGTACGGGCCTCTGCGCTTGCCGGTGCGGGTCGCACCGATACCGACAACTCCCGAGGACTCTGGTGTTGAGGCGATCTGCCGCGCCCCCGTCCGAACCCCCCGCCTCCGTGAAGTAGCGCCGCGCGGGGCCTGAAGGGCGGGTGGCCGGGCGGCTCCGTACGACACCGAAGGGGCGCCCGGTCCGCAATACGCGGGCCGGGCGCCCCTTCGGTGTCGTACGGGCCGGCTAAATGAGCCCGTCCCACATCTGTTCCAGCAGCACCGACCACCAGCTCTCCGGCGACGACAGTGCCGCCGGGTCGAGGGCCGCGAGCTGGAGCTGGAAGTCGACCGTCCAGCGGGCCGCCTGCTCCGGGTTGAGGCCGAAGCGCAGGCGCCACATGCGGCCGAGCAGGGCGAGGCAGCGCGTGAACTCCGGGAGGCCGCTGTTCACGAACTGCGGTGCCACAGGCTGGCCGCCGGGGCCGGCCTCGACCGGGACCGCGACGATATGGGCCGTGCCGTACTGGACGCAGATCGCCTTGCCGAAGTCGCTGCCCACGACCAGGTACGAGCCGGCGTCCGAGGCCGGCTGGACCTGGCGCTGCGCGGCAAGCTCCGCCAGCGTCGGCACCACCGGCTGGGCGGGCTGCGCCCAGAAGAACGGGCCGAAGTCGGCCGGCAGCCCCGCCCACACCAGGGTGCGGGCCACGATCTCCGGTACGCCCTGGCGGGACACCGCGCGCTGGTCGAAGCGGCAGATGCCCTGCGGTCCGAACGAGCCCACCAGCTCCTGCGCGATGCCCTCCGGGGGCAGCGGCGGGACCGGCTGGACCGGCGGGAGCGGGGCGCGCACCGGCGCGGGGCGCGCCGGGCCGTCCGCGACCTGGTGCAACTCGCCCTGATGGGTGAGGAGTTGCTGCACACCGCCCTGGCGGCTCGCGTGGTCCTTGCCGTACGGGGCGATGCTCGTGATCCGCGCCTGCGGCCAGGTCTCCCGGATCATCCGGGCGCAGTAACCGCCCGGCAGCTCACAGGACTCCAGCTCCGTGTGCAGCTCGAGCACCTGGTCGTTGGGGACGTTCATCGCGCGCAGCTCGTGGAAGATCTGCCACTCCGGGTGCGGGGTGCCCGGCGCCGAGCGGCGGATGAGCTGCTGCTCGGAGCCGTCGGGCGCGCGGTAGCGCAGCACCGCCTGGTAGCCGGGGCCGACCATCGGCACACCGGCGGGCGGCTGCTGCGGGTAACCGTAAGCCGGGGGCTGCGGCTGGGGCGCCTGCGGTACGGGGCCGGGCACGCCCTGCGGCGGACCCTGCGGCGCCTGAGGCGGCTGGGGCGGGGGTGCCTGGCCCGGGCCCGCCAGCATCGTCGCGGCGTGGTGGACACCACCCGGCGGCGCACCGGGCGGGCCCGGCGGTGTACCGGGCGGACCCGGCGGCTGAGGCGCGGCCGGACCGCTCTGGTTCGGACCCGGGTTCGGATTCGCCAGCATCGTCGCCGCGTGGTGCACGTCGCCCTGCGGAGGGCTCGGCGGCTGCGGCCCGTCCGGGGCGAGTTGCGAGACCAGCTGCGTCGGGACGTAACCGCCCGCCGGAGCACCGGCAGCGCCCGGCCGCGCGCCGGGGACACCGGGCGGGGCGGGGGGCGGCGGGGCCGTCGGGCGGCCCCCACGCGAAGCACGCGGCGGCACACTGGCCTTGCTGGTCGCGGCGTCGGCGATGTCGCCGGCCCCGGGCCGGCCGGGCGCCGCGGGCGCGGCAGAGGGCAACGGCCCAGGCTGCGGCTGCGGCTGCGAACCCGGGTACGGCTGCGGCTGCGGATCGAGCGCAGGGGCCACCGCCGTCGGCGGCAGCTGGCTGCCGCCCGACATCAGCGCGGTCGGCGCGTCCGCGCCCACCGCCGGCGGCGGTGTGTCCTCGTCGTCGGCCCCGGCGAGCGGCGGCGCGAACACGGTCGCCGGCAACGGCACGGACGCGTCCTCCGACGACGCGGCGTTCGTGTCGGTCCCGGCCCAGGGGGTCGCCCCGACGGGCGTCCCGGGGGCGGCCGCAGGCACCCCGTCCGACGCGGTGGGCTCGTGGCCCTGCGCCTGTCCGGCGGCGGTCGCCGTGCCCGGCCACGCCTCACCGCCGATGTGCGAGCCACGACCGGACGTCCCACCGGCGACGGCACCGGCCGGACCATCAGCCGGCGCAGTCGCAGAAGCTCCCGCACCCGCACCAACTGCGGGCGACCCCGCAGGCGCACCGGCACCCGCGCCCGAACGACGGTCCGGAATACCCAACTTGTCCGCTGCGTCCTGCAACCACTCCGGCGGGCTCAGCAGGAACGACGTCTGGTTCAGGTCGATCCGCTCCGCAAGCGCCGCGGCCGATGGCGCCGCCGCCGCGTCCGGAGTGCCGTACTCCTCCTCGTACCGCCGGATCACCTCGCCCACCGGCAGCCCCGGCCACAGCGTGGCCTCCCCGCTGTCCCGGGCAATCACCAGCCGCTGGTTCCCGCCGTCCGACGTGGCACCTCCCCCATGGCCTTCGGCATGGGAGGTACCCCCAGCACGGTCCTCCGCCCACACGACGAACCCCAGCTCGAACTCCCGCACCCGCACCTCACGGTGCTGGTACGCGGGCACATCGCCGTTGACCCACTCTTCCGCGCGCTCCTGCGCCTGCGCGAAGGTCACCATCGAAAGCTCACTCCCCCACCGGAACGACCGGAACGGCGCGCGCGAAGCCGCCGTCCACCATCAGGTTCGCCACCGTCTCCAGCTCCGGCGGATTGCCCGCGAGACGGGACAGGAACGCGTCGAAGTCCTCACCGCACGGCAGCAGCAGCCGCTCCACCCGCTCGGTCACCGACCAGCCGTCCCGGTCCCGCGCGTCGTCGTACGCACAGAACCAGACGGAACCGGTGCCGCCGCCCCGCACCTTGACCGCCAGCAGCCCGCCCTGGACGAAGCCGACGCCCAGATAGTCCTTCGTCAGATGGTCCCGCAGGCACTTGTTGACGTACAGCAGGTCGTTGACCGCCGCCTCTTCGCGGACCGTGAAGAACGGCTGGTCGATCAGCAGGCCCAGCTCCGCGTCGAGCGCCGCGCCCACCGGCGCGCAGCCCCCGGCCGCCTTCAGGAAGGAGCGGTACGCACCCGGCAGCCGGTACCCCAAGTCCTCCTCCACGCCGAGCAGTTGCTGCTCGGACACCGACACGGCGCTCTTGGGCAGCCCGAAGTGCGCGGGCCGGGTCTCCTGGAGCGGACGCGTGCCGCGCTTGGCGTGGTCGACCGCCGTCGTCGCCATTCCCGCGTGATGGCGCAGGAGCGCCTTGACCTCGACCGGGACCAGCTCGAGCCGGCGCCCGCCCGCGACGTGGTGCCACGTCCAGCCGTGCGGCGTCGCCACCGCCGGGATCGTGTCCCACAGTTCATGCCCGTCGGCGGCGAGCGCCGCGTTCGCCGACACGTAGTCGGTCAGCCGCAGTTCGTCGACGCCGAAGCCCGCCGGAGGCTCGGCGATCTCCGCGGCGGCGCGCGCGTACGGCGAGAAGTCCGGATAGCCGTGTTCGTCCACGCGCACCCCCATGGGGTGCCGGGCGGCCCGGACCGGGTCCGGGAAGTGCACGACCTGCCCGGCGTAGGCCGCGTTCGGTGGCGCGGCTTGCTGCCCGAGCCGACCTGTCGTCATGGCGGTAGCCCCCTGCTGCGTCTGGCTGGTTCACCACAGCCTATGCGGTGGGGCAACAGGCGGCGGCGCCCCCGGTACCAGCCCCGGCGCCTCCCGGCCGCCACCCCTCCGCTTCCGTAACGAAACGTCACCTCCGCGTGACCGTCGGCCGAAGCAACAGCGACACAGGTACACGTTTCAGTCACCCCGCTTCCATACCCGGCGCCCCATTTGGCAGGCTGTCCCTTCAACTCGGGGGCGTGCGAGTCGGCGGTGGCGCCGCGGGCACGGGAGGGACAACAGCACGATGCACACGGCACCATCAGGCACGACGGGCGATCCCCGGCTCAGCTGGAGCAGCGCCGACGCGGCCGGGCACCCGCCCGCACTGCGCTTCCGGCGCGACGGAATCCTGCCAACCGTGGCGGCGGCACTCTCCGTACGCGGCGCGACCCTCACCTGCACCGCCGGCAAGGGCGACCAGCCGCCCGTACTCCACCACCTCGTGCAGGACTTCCTCGACACCCTCACCAGCGGACAGCGGGAACGCTTCACCGGCCGCTGCCCCGAGGCGATCCTGCTCTCGCGCCACCTCACCGCCGCCGACACCGCCCGCTCCAAGCGGGCGCAGCGCAAGCCCCTCACCAACGGCGAGGCCCGCCGCTCCCTCAAGCAGGCCAAACTCACCACCCGGCGCATCCGCGAGGACGGCGACCCCCTGCACGGCAGCTACGCGGCGCCCTGCCGCTCCTGTGCCGCGATGCTCGCCCACTTCGGCGTACGCACCGTCGACCCGACCGCACAAGACCGGCCCCAGAACCAGAACGGCTGACCCGGACCGTGAACCAGCACAACACGACCCGCTTCCCCGTCGCCGTCGACGCCGCACTGCGCGAAGCGGGCTGGCAGCCGGGACGCTGGGACATCAAGCAGGCCGAGCACTGGGCCGACACCCTGCGCGCCTACGAATCCCCCGGCGGCCACCGCCACGCCGTCTTCCCCGCAGCCGTCGAGGCATGGGCCGAGTTCGGCGACCTGCGCATCACCCCGCCGGGGCCCGGCCGCCAGCTAGCCCCCGCGGCCCTGCACTTCGATCCCCTGGCCGGGCTGCACCTCGCCCGCACCCTGGGCGACCTCGGCCGCGCCCTCGACACCGAGCTGACCCCGCTCGGCGAGGAGGGCGACGCACAGGCGGTCCTGGCCATCGACACCGAAGGCCGGGTCTACAGCCTCGACCACACCGGCGACTGGTACCTCGGCCCCGACGTCGACCAGGCCCTCGCCTCCCTGATCACCGGCGCCCGGCCGGCCCGTCTGACGACCTCCTGAACCGGGCCGGGCAGGCTCCGAGAGACCCTCAGGGCCTAGGCGGAGGAGACCTCCATCGGCAGCACCGCCGACACCCGGAAACCCCCCGCGTCCGTCGGGCCCGACACGAAGACGCCGCCGAGCGCGGACACCCGCTCCCGCATCCCCACCAGGCCGTTGCCGCCGCTCGGCAGCCCCGCGTCCGCCGCGCCCCGCTCCGACGGGCCGTTCTCCACCTGCATCGCGACCTCCGCGCCGCGGTGGGCCACCCGCACCCACGTCTTCGCACCCGCCGCGTGCTTGTGCACGTTCGTCAGCGCCTCCTGCACCACCCGGTACGCCGTCTGCTCGACCTCCGGACGGTAGGGGCGCGCATCGCCCTGCACCATCAGCTCGACCACCATCCCGGCCTGCCGGGACTGCTCCACCAGCGGCTCCAGATCCGCCAGCGACGGCCCCTCCGCGGGTCCGTCCTCCGCCGCGGCGGCCGCCGCGGCCGCGGCCGCCACCCCCACCGCCGCCAGCGGCACCGGCTCGGC from Streptomyces formicae includes these protein-coding regions:
- a CDS encoding ABC transporter ATP-binding protein, which encodes MTTAVTIPAHGGDSEGAARSASVRGGGRVAGGSTAVAARARQVVKAYGTGETRVVALDHVDVDIMRGQFTAIMGPSGSGKSTLMHCLAGLDTVTSGEIHVDDTEITRLKDKKLTQLRRDRIGFIFQAFNLLPTLNAIENITLPMDIAGRKPDAAWLNRVVETVGLADRLKHRPAQLSGGQQQRVAVARALAARPEIIFGDEPTGNLDSRAGAEVLGFLRRSVDELGQTIVMVTHDPVAASYADRVLYLADGRIVDEMLNPTAEQVLDRMKDFDARGRTS
- a CDS encoding MFS transporter; this translates as MSGGGTGTGGDRTGVGGTGGAGTGGNDEPRGAETDGGRGVGAGASAGAGGVVGAGAGGARAKTSARDTVRRGPVVAALMLGMALAALDGTIVSTAVPQIVGDLGGFSAFSWLFSGYLLAVTVTLPVYGKLSDTFGRKPVLIAGIVLFLLGSALCAGAWSMGSLIAFRIVQGLGGGALQGTIQTIAADLYPLDERPKIVSKISTVWAVSAVAGPAVGGLLTAYADWRWIFLINLPVGAVALWLIARHLVEPLRERDRRPRIDWPGALAVFLTGTLLLTALVQGGVAWPWLSPPSLGLFAATAAGAAATVLIERRAAEPIIPGWVWRRRTIAAVNLALGALGLLMIAPTVFLPTYAQSVLGLGPIAAGFVLSAMTLSWPVSAAWSNRVYTRIGFRNTAIIGIGTGMLVLLSFPLLLPYPGEAWQPALVMLLLGAALGIFQLPLIVGVQSTVPWAERGTTTASVLFCRQVGQSLGAALFGALANAVLASRLGGSGDLDSVARTLADGTSQDHLRRAVAAAVDYVYFGAAGAAALALLVLVFLAPRRFPVLGERD
- a CDS encoding DUF485 domain-containing protein; its protein translation is MAYDRYFPDPPAPAGQSWHAPPVQPGLDPEPFADTHGDLGSLRSGYRRLRRVATFTSLGYFVAFLLLSGFAPDLMSSDISGGLTTGLLLGLLTLPVTLAAIALYERIARDRVDPLAAAIRHDAEQAAAAAAAPRHGRQNRAGTGAGTSGWDWPTGGAHA
- a CDS encoding cation acetate symporter; translation: MTGFNSDAQTMSFVAFIAVITVTLLLCVMTGPDRDDLGEYYTGFRSLSPMQSGLAIAGDYISASTVLATIGVIALAGYDGLTLALSTVLSLVLMMFLLAEPLRNAGRFTMGDVLTRRTPGPAVRITASAVTLAALLPLVVFQLAGSGELLAFVLGFEADGFKTGSIVFLGVLMIAYATIGGMKGTALIQIVKTVVLLGASAAIAVLVLNRHDFSLPTLLDAAGKGSGAGDAYLASGLQFGGDDIDMISAQLTVVLGAAVLPHITMRVFTARSATAVRRSMSWAVSTVVVTCLLIAVIGFGAAAIVGHKGLVAGDPQGKTAFLLVTQALLGADPTFGETLVFTAVATAIFLTLLASVAGITLACANTLAHDLIAHGLRRTRLKHTTEMAVARAAAAVVGLAAIAVAALVQHENLQALVTLSFSIGASAVAPALVYSMFWRRFTRTGLLSTLIVGTASAIILMTGSNLVSGTPQSVFPGSDFNWFPYTTTGLVSVPLGFLAGWLGTRVSARDAATQRRRYESVEPVILAGAPAPPRGA
- a CDS encoding SUKH-4 family immunity protein encodes the protein MVTFAQAQERAEEWVNGDVPAYQHREVRVREFELGFVVWAEDRAGGTSHAEGHGGGATSDGGNQRLVIARDSGEATLWPGLPVGEVIRRYEEEYGTPDAAAAPSAAALAERIDLNQTSFLLSPPEWLQDAADKLGIPDRRSGAGAGAPAGSPAVGAGAGASATAPADGPAGAVAGGTSGRGSHIGGEAWPGTATAAGQAQGHEPTASDGVPAAAPGTPVGATPWAGTDTNAASSEDASVPLPATVFAPPLAGADDEDTPPPAVGADAPTALMSGGSQLPPTAVAPALDPQPQPYPGSQPQPQPGPLPSAAPAAPGRPGAGDIADAATSKASVPPRASRGGRPTAPPPPAPPGVPGARPGAAGAPAGGYVPTQLVSQLAPDGPQPPSPPQGDVHHAATMLANPNPGPNQSGPAAPQPPGPPGTPPGPPGAPPGGVHHAATMLAGPGQAPPPQPPQAPQGPPQGVPGPVPQAPQPQPPAYGYPQQPPAGVPMVGPGYQAVLRYRAPDGSEQQLIRRSAPGTPHPEWQIFHELRAMNVPNDQVLELHTELESCELPGGYCARMIRETWPQARITSIAPYGKDHASRQGGVQQLLTHQGELHQVADGPARPAPVRAPLPPVQPVPPLPPEGIAQELVGSFGPQGICRFDQRAVSRQGVPEIVARTLVWAGLPADFGPFFWAQPAQPVVPTLAELAAQRQVQPASDAGSYLVVGSDFGKAICVQYGTAHIVAVPVEAGPGGQPVAPQFVNSGLPEFTRCLALLGRMWRLRFGLNPEQAARWTVDFQLQLAALDPAALSSPESWWSVLLEQMWDGLI
- a CDS encoding SMI1/KNR4 family protein, whose translation is MTTGRLGQQAAPPNAAYAGQVVHFPDPVRAARHPMGVRVDEHGYPDFSPYARAAAEIAEPPAGFGVDELRLTDYVSANAALAADGHELWDTIPAVATPHGWTWHHVAGGRRLELVPVEVKALLRHHAGMATTAVDHAKRGTRPLQETRPAHFGLPKSAVSVSEQQLLGVEEDLGYRLPGAYRSFLKAAGGCAPVGAALDAELGLLIDQPFFTVREEAAVNDLLYVNKCLRDHLTKDYLGVGFVQGGLLAVKVRGGGTGSVWFCAYDDARDRDGWSVTERVERLLLPCGEDFDAFLSRLAGNPPELETVANLMVDGGFARAVPVVPVGE
- a CDS encoding YwqJ-related putative deaminase; this translates as MHTAPSGTTGDPRLSWSSADAAGHPPALRFRRDGILPTVAAALSVRGATLTCTAGKGDQPPVLHHLVQDFLDTLTSGQRERFTGRCPEAILLSRHLTAADTARSKRAQRKPLTNGEARRSLKQAKLTTRRIREDGDPLHGSYAAPCRSCAAMLAHFGVRTVDPTAQDRPQNQNG
- a CDS encoding SUKH-3 domain-containing protein → MNQHNTTRFPVAVDAALREAGWQPGRWDIKQAEHWADTLRAYESPGGHRHAVFPAAVEAWAEFGDLRITPPGPGRQLAPAALHFDPLAGLHLARTLGDLGRALDTELTPLGEEGDAQAVLAIDTEGRVYSLDHTGDWYLGPDVDQALASLITGARPARLTTS